CGTCTCCAGGTGTTCGAGGACGGTGGGGCCGCCGTACCAGTCCATCGTCGCGGACGGCTCCACCACGTTGTCGCCGGCCAGCGCGGAGATCGGGATCGCGGTGACCTCGGGCACGCCCAGCTCGGTCGCGTACGCCGTGAACTCCTCGGCGATCGCCGCGAACACCGGCTCCCGGTAGTCGACCAGGTCCATCTTGTTGACGGCGAGCACGACGTGCGGCACCCGCAGCAGCGCGGCGATCGCCGCGTGCCTGCGGGTCTGCTCGACGACGCCGTTGCGGGCGTCCACCAGGATCACGGTCAGTTCGGCGGTGGAGGCGCCGGTGACCATGTTGCGGGTGTACTGCACGTGGCCGGGGGTGTCGGCGAGGATGAAGCGGCGTCGGGGGGTGGCGAAGTAGCGGTAGGCGACGTCGATGGTGATGCCCTGTTCGCGTTCGGCGCGGAGGCCGTCGGTGAGGAGGGCGAGGTCGGGGGTGTCCTGGCCGCGGTTGCGTGAGGCGTGGGCGACGGCTTCGAGCTGGTCGGTGAGGACGGACTTGGAGTCGTGGAGGAGGCGTCCGACGAGGGTGGATTTGCCGTCGTCGACGGAGCCTGCGGTGGCGAAGCGCAGGAGGGTGGTGTCGGCGAGCGGGCCGGTGGTGGTGGGTGTCGTCATGGTTAGAAGTACCCCTCGCGTTTGCGGTCTTCCATCGCGGCCTCGGACATCTTGTCGTCGGCGCGGGTGGCCCCGCGCTCGGTGAGGCGGGAGGCGGCGATCTCGGTGATGACGGCGTCCAGGGTGGTCGCGTCGGAGTCGACCGCGCCGGTGCAGGACATGTCGCCGACCGTGCGGTAGCGCACGAGCCGTTTCTCCACGGTCTCGCCGTCCTTGGGGCCGCCCCACTGGCCTGCGGTCAGCCACATCCCGGCCCGCCGGAACACCTCGCGTTCGTGGGCGAAGTAGATGTCGGGGAGTGTGATGGCTTCGCGGGCTATGTACTGCCAGACGTCGAGTTCGGTCCAGTTGGAGAGGGGGAAGACGCGGACGTGTTCGCCGGGGGCGTGGCGTCCGTTGTAGAGGTTCCAGAGTTCGGGGCGCTGGCGGCGGGGGTCCCATTGGGAGAATTCGTCGCGCAGCGAGAAGACGCGTTCTTTGGCGCGGGCTTTCTCCTCGTCGCGTCGGCCGCCGCCGAAGACGGCGTCGAAGCGTTCGGTCTGGATCTTCTCGGTGAGGGGGAGGGTCTGGAGGGGGTTGCGGGTTCCGTCGGGTCGTTCGCGCAGGGTGCCGCGGTCGATGTAGTCCTGGACGGAGGCGATGTGCAGGCGCAGGCCGTGGTGTTCGACGGTGCGGTCGCGGTAGTCGAGGACCTCGGGGAAGTTGTGGCCGGTGTCGACGTGGAGGAGGGAGAAGGGGACGGCGGCGGGGGTGAAGGCTTTGAGGGCGAGGTGCAGCATGACGATGGAGTCC
The sequence above is a segment of the Streptomyces griseoviridis genome. Coding sequences within it:
- the cysD gene encoding sulfate adenylyltransferase subunit CysD — its product is MTIAATVHEGDEGTGSPYALSHLDALESEAVHIFREVAGEFERPVILFSGGKDSIVMLHLALKAFTPAAVPFSLLHVDTGHNFPEVLDYRDRTVEHHGLRLHIASVQDYIDRGTLRERPDGTRNPLQTLPLTEKIQTERFDAVFGGGRRDEEKARAKERVFSLRDEFSQWDPRRQRPELWNLYNGRHAPGEHVRVFPLSNWTELDVWQYIAREAITLPDIYFAHEREVFRRAGMWLTAGQWGGPKDGETVEKRLVRYRTVGDMSCTGAVDSDATTLDAVITEIAASRLTERGATRADDKMSEAAMEDRKREGYF